The Sporosarcina sp. Marseille-Q4943 genome includes the window GATTTCAAAGAACTAAGAGCATGCGATTACGGGGCGCCGACTACCCGGAAAAGATTCTTCATGATTGCTCGATGTGATGGCAAGCCGATTACATGGCCAGATGCCACTCACGGCGAGCCGGATGAGTTAAAAGTGCAGCTAGGCTTGAAGAAGCCATATCGGACAGCAGGGGAAATTATTGATTGGTCTATTCCAACGCCAAGCATCTATACAAGAAAGCGGCCACTGGCGAAGAATACAATGATCAGGATTATTCGAGGGATTGAAAAGTTCATAATAGGAACAGACAGTCCGTACATCGTTAACGCCAAGGCCTGCTTCGTCCAACATTACTACACGCATCAAGGCAGTGAAGTAAGGGCGAGTGGACTGGACGAGCCATTGGCAACCATACCTACAGCAAACAGATTCGGATTGGTTACAGCATTTCTAACTAAGTATTACGGTTCCGGCATCGGTCAATCATTGGACGAACCATTGCATACTATTCCGACGAAGGACAGATTCGGACTTGTCACAGTTCGCGGCGAAGATTATCGAATCACTGACATCGGCATGAGGATGCTTCAACCGAGGGAGCTGTTTAATGCTCAAGGATTCCCTCAAGATTACATTATCGATCGGGATGATGAGGGGAACAGCTATCCGAAATCGGCACAAGTAGCAAGGTGTGGAAATTCGGTTGCTCCTCCATTTGCGGAGCATATTGTGAGGGCGAACCTTCCTGAGTTGTGTTCGGAAGAATCGAAGTATCGTAGGTTGGTGGCAATATAGAAAATGGGGTGAAAAGATGAAGCTCCAGACTTGTGATCAAACAATAGCTTTATTAAAAGAGCTGCATGAAAAAGGCTATCAGTATGTAGTTAGAGACAAGGATATGAGCTAATTATCTTGTTTTAGCTTGAAGCCTAAGAAATACCAAGATATAAAGTCATGGGGCTATGTGAATCCCGATGATCCTAAAGCAATCATGGCTTATCCGATCAAGAACACTGACATAACAGAAATAAACTGGTCAAACAGATCGGCGACGCTGATTGTGGATTTTATTAGCTAAATATGGTCCTACATAAAGGACCATATATTTTAATCTGTACCATCATCATAACTAAATGCAGCTTTAGTAGCTTCAATAATTTCATTGTAAGATTCGTAAGCTTCTTGGGATTTGTTGTCTTCGTGATATTGCTTGATGTCTATTGAGTCAAGAAGCATAAGTATTGCTTTAACTTTTAAATCGTGATTCCAAAAAGGCATCTCTGATTCGCCTTCAATAGTGATTTTTAGCGCTTTGTCTTTATCCTCAATAAATCCAGAGGACATAGTGATAATTTCTCGAGCCATTCCAAAACCCCTTTTCTAAAATAGATTCAAACAATTATACCATTAAGTTCGCAATAATGAAGGAGTCGCGGAATGGAGAATAGGACAGAAAACAAGGAACAACAAGGAGGCGCATCATGGATAATCCAATACTAGAAATCTACGCAATTGGCGATAAGTTGCCGGAGGAAGTCCTGCTGGATATTGACAACCGTATTGCAGATTGGTTGATGTCTGGTGGGAAGCAGGATGATTCGTATGTTTGGCAGCAGTTGAGATACGCGGAGCGATTTGTAAAGGAGTGATCGTGCATGACAAGCGCTGCAAGACAGAAAGGGTCCCACGTGTTGCTGGAAAGCGCAAACGTCAAATGGTATTGGGACGGCTATCAACTTATTGAGTTTCGAAAGATGTGGAGAGATGGAGCAAGCATACATGACATTGCCGCTGCTTTTAAAGTGAGTTTGTTGACAGTCGCCTTATTAGCTGCAGATCAGGAGTTGGCCAAAAATATAAAACCGCGGCCGGGTGGGTTGTTCGGGAATTAAAAAAGACAGGATTTCTCCTGCCAGCACACATTTACTATACCACACTAGGAGGGGTCCGGGTGGAGATAAAGATAACGAGCATTAATTTGGGGGAGAACGGGACGTATATCGTGAAGGATGGCAAGATATTACGAATTCCCAGTCCCCCGGCCGGCTACGGGAAGCAGGTCATCAACTGGCAAGGCGGGAAACCTTGCAACGGTACCATTGAAGAGTCGGTGAAATTCTAATAGGCTTATCGGAAAAACCGAGGGCATTGAACGAGCATAACGCTTGTTTGATGCCCTCTTTTTTTATTTGAAAGGGGGTGAGGGGGAATGAGGACGTTGCAAGATCAGTTGATTGAAAAAGGGCTCTCACAGCCCGCAGGACGAGAGAAAGCCCAAAAGAGTATAAAGACAAAGGGCAAACGAAAAGAAAGGCTGACAGATAGAGAATTAGCCGAATTGATGGGGACGAACAGACCAACGTACGGACGAAAAAAGGGCGGGGCTTACAGACAGCGTTAGGGGGAGACTACATGTTGAATTGGGCGGATCAATTGATTGAGGAATATACATCAGGACGGCAGGAGTTGAAGCGGCGAGCAAATCAGCTGGACAGAAATAATCCGATTGATAGGCAGGATTTAAAACAGTTCAACAGCATGATTGAGAGCATGACATTCTCTATTGATTGGATGAAGACTGGACGGCAGCCGAGGACTTTTCGTGGGGTTGATGAGAAATCCGTGTATCAAAGGCGGTCTTATGAAAATATCGATCTGATACCAGATATTGCGGAGCAGCTGGAATCGGACGATATAAATAAAAAGCATCTGTATATGACGAGGGAAGAAAAAATCATTTTGGCCGACATCCTTGCATCTTTTTCGTTACGTGAGAGACAGTGCTATCTTCTTCACGTTGCTCAAAAAAGAAGTATGGCTGACATTGCCACCGAATTAGGCGTAAGCAAGAGCATGGTCCAGCAATCCATTCGTAGAGCCAAAAAGAAGATTGATGACAGGAGGGAAAAAGATTCCTTGATATACGCTTGATATACGAAGTTTGCATATATGAGGGGGAGAATAAAAGAGGGGGTGCGTTCGAGCGACCGAACCCCTCCCACAGCCCCGTAAACATACGAATAAATAGAGGATTTACACGAAAAACAGCGAATAGTGTCCTATATCATATTAAAGGAGATGTTTGTTAATGAGTGTAAATCAGGTGATTTTGCAGGATATTAATTTTCATATTGAGAAGTTAGAAAGGAGATTAAAAGATTTTTATGATTTACCTTCTACTTCCGACTACTTCATCGGTCGAGAAAAACAAATCAATACCGGTGTGAATGTACTTGATAAAATAGAAGTATTCAACACATTTATTTCCATCTATTCGGTACTCGATCAGGAAGATATAAAATATAGTACGACAGCAAACGAATACGCTAACTACTTAGACAATATGCGTAAAGGACTGGAAATACTAAAGAAGGAAAGAGAAGAAATTGAAAGTAAGAATCTTAAGGAGATTACTAATATAAAACTGTTACTAGAGCAATTATATAAAAAACGAAATGAAATAAAGTGAGCTGTTTAGCATCTCTTAGGGGATGCTTTTTCTATGCCTAAAAATCAAAGGGGGCGGCGGTGATGTGAAATGCCGAATTGGGATAAGATTCGTAATGAATGGGAAACAACAGAAATTACCTTCAAAGAGCTGGCTGAGAAGCATGGCATCAAAGAAGGAACATTGAAAAGTCGCCGTAGTCGTGAAAAGTGGTCGAGGGATGCAACCGATGCTAAAGATGCAACCGAAAAAAGCACGGGGGTTGCAACCAAAACGAAGGATGCTTCAACTGACGATAAGAAAAAGACATCATCTAATGGTGAGAGGAAAAAGCAGAGCAACCGTAGTGGCAACCCTAATCCGAAGAACCAATTCACGAAACGGAACAGAGCAGCAGTCACGCATGGATTGTTCGCCAATTTCATTCAACCTGAACAGCAAGAGATAATCGACAGCATGCAAACCCTGACGATTGCTGATCAACTGTGGATGCAAATCGAAATTAAGTTCTCAGCTATTATTCGAATGCAAAAAATCATGTGGGTCGAAGATGAATGGGACCATCTTGATAAAAGGGCTAGCTATACAAGCGGGTTGGAGTCTAGTGGAGAATCTTATGCCGTTGTTTATGCCCATGAACGCTATGAAGCATATATTAAAGCCCAAGCGCGGGCGATGGCTGAATATCGAAATCTAGTAAAACAGTACATCGAATTTACCGATGAATTTGACGAACGCCGCTTGAAGCTTGAAGCAATGCAAGTCGGCATCGATCGAACGAAAGCGGAAATAGAGAAGTTGAACGATAACAATGATGACGATCTGATCGAAATCATCATCAGCCGAAAAGGTGATCGTTGATGGTGGCGGTACAGAAAGAGGTCAATCCTCACTTCGATGATTTCCTGTTCGACTGGCTTCATAAATTCTATGTCCTTGTCGGCGGCTACGGCTCCAGTAAGTCTTACCACGCAGCCTTGAAAATAATACTCAAGCTGATTGAGGAAAAGCGAACGGCACTGGTCATCAGGGAAGTCTACGACACGCATCGAGATTCAACTTTCTCCCTTTTTGAAGAAATCATCGAGGAAATGGGGCTCGCTCATAAAATCAGGTGTGTTTCCTCCCCGATGCAGATCCGGTTCCCGAATGGCAGCAAGATCATCTTCAAGGGAATGGATAAACCGGCGAAATTGAAGTCAATCAACAACGTCTCGCTCATCTGGGTCGAGGAATGTTCCGAAGTGAAGTATGCGGGCTTCAAAGAATTGCTCGGTCGTTTACGTCATCCTAGATTGAAGCTCCACATGATTTTATCCACGAATCCAGTCGGGGAAGATAACTGGACCTATTTGCATTTCTTCCAAGACAAGATGAACGATCGCTATGTGTTGGATGATGAGGAGCTTTATCAAAAGCGGACTGTTGCCGTTGGTGACACCTATTATCACCATTCCACAGCAGATGATAACCTGTTCCTGCCACAAGAATACATTGACCAGCTCGAAGAAATGAAAGAGTACGATCCAGACCTTCACCGGATAGCCCGGAAAGGTCGTTTTGGCGTGAACGGGAAGCGGGTGCTGCCGCAGTTCCGTAAAGCAAGCCATGAAGCGGTTATGGAAGCAATCAACGGCATCAAACGGCCGCTCCATCGTACCGGCATGGACTTCGGTTTTGTGGAATCCTACAATGCGGTGATCCGGATGGCGGTCGATACAGAGAAGCAATACCTCTACATCTACTGGGAGTATTACAAAAACGGCCAGACGGATGACGAGACAGTCGAGGACCTGAAAGAGCTGAAGGAAGAGCGGATTATTGCGGACAGTGCGGAGCCGAAGACGATCAAGTATTTCCGCAAGCAAGGATACGACATGTTCGGGGCTCATAAATTCCCGGGCTCCCGTCTGCAGAACACGAAAAAGGTAAAGCGGTTCAAGAAAATCATTTGTTCCGATGCATGCCCGAATACAATCCGCGAGCTAGAAAACCTTGTCTATAAGCTGGATAAGAACGGCAAGATCATACCGGACGAATTCAGCATTGACCCGCATACGCTATCGGCTATCTGGTACGGGCTCGATGGATATGAAGTTGAGGACTTAAAGGAACAGGCGCAAAAGGCGGCGCGGCCATCACCGGCAAGACCGGCAGGAAGGAGGAGGGGGTAACGTATGTCAGAGCGAACTGTACGAGCAAGAGTCATGAAAGCGGCGGTCTCGCCAACAACCAATCAAATCTATAAGGACGATTTCCAAGGGATGTACAGCGGGGACATTATCGAACCGCCATACAACCTGACCGAGTTGAAACTAATTGGCGAGTATTCGTCCATCCTGCAGCAGTGCATCGATGCCTACAAGACGAATATCGCTGGCTTCGGGATTGAATCGAGTTACAAGATTGATATCAAATCGGATGAAACCGAAGAAAGCGTCCGAGAACAGGCGGAACGGGAGAATACTAGACTCGATGAGTTCATTCGCTATTTGAACCTGGACGAATCACCAGAAGTCATCATCGGCTATGTCATCGACGATCGTGAAAAGACCGGGAACGGATACATTGAAATCATCCGGGACGGCATGGGACAGCCAGCTGGCATCGAGTACGTAGATGCGCAGCATATGCGGGTCTGTAAGAAGACTGTTCCCGAGGAAGTGGAGTACACCATCCTTGAAAACGGTGTGGAGAAGAAAATCAAGCGCCGAAAGCGGTTCCGTCGGTATGTCCAGATGATTGACCAGGAGAAAGTGTTTTTTAAAGAGTATGGTGATCCGCGCATCATGGACCTGCGGAACGGAAAGTTTGACGAAAGTACGCCGGAGCATCTGCAGGCTTCCGAAATTTATCATTTCAAGATCGGCAGCGGTACATACGGCAAACCGCGCTGGCTCGGTAACCTTATCAGTCTTTATGGGGCGAGGAAAGCGGAAGAGCTCAACCTGATGTACTTCCAGAACGGACGTCATATTCCAGCGGCTATCACGGTCTCAAACGGAAAGCTGGATGATGAGTCATATAATCAGTTGCAGCAGTACATGAATGATTTGCAGGGTACAGACAACGCCCACAAGTTCTTGCTGTTGGAAGTCCAGGGAATTGCAGAGGAAAAGATCATCAATGGCGAAGAGAAGATCACGCCAGCTAAGGTTGAAATCAAATCCTTAGCCGAAGTGCTCCAGCAAGATGCGCTCTTCCTTGAATATGACGAGAACACACGTAGGAAAATTCGTTCCTCATTCCGACTGCCTCCCCTGTATACCGGAGAAGCGCAGGAATTCAGCCGGGCGACAGCGGACACAGCCCGAAAGGTGACAGAGGAGCAGGTGTTCCAACCGGAACGGAAGACGTTGGCGCGGATCCTTAACACGCTATTTTTGGAACCGTTGGAATTCAAATACGTGAAATTGAAAGTCAAAGGGGCGGACTTCCACGACCCGATGGAAATCGCGAAGGTGCTCGATCCGTTCATTGCGGCGGGTTCTGTCGCTCCGAATGACTTACGGACGCTGCTCGGGAAGGTGCTAGGCAAGAAGGTGGACCTATTCCCTGACGAATACAACGTACCTCTTCAGGTGCTTGTGAAAGATCAGCCGAGCGGATTGGACGGATTGTTCAATATCGCGAAATCGGCTGATCAGCAGGAGAGTCTGATTGATTTGCTGAAAGACCTGCGGGACGTGTTGGAGTCGATGCAGTCATGAGCAAGGTAGACAAGCTGCTTGAGAACATCAATGCGTTTATCCAGAAAGCCGAAGAGGACGCCGAGGACATAACGGCCATCCTTCCCGACGACATTCCAGAGCTCGAAAAGATTCCGAGCCTAGTTGAAGAGTTCGAAAAAATCACCGCAAAACTGCTCAGGCGGCAACGCAAGCTGTTTCTCGATGGAATGAAAGGGTTTATAGCCAAAGACGATGAAATGACGTTAGAAGCCTTGCTGAACTACTTCCAGAGCGATTTATTTGCGACAGATGACTTCGCTGCCATGCTTAGCGAAGAAGCGGCGGCATTTCTCACGCTGTCAATTTCAGAACTGGCCACAGTTATCATGGAGTCGATCGACAAGGACATTGCATTCGAAGTGCTATCCAAACGGACGACAGACTGGATTGAGTCCTGGTCAAAAGAATTGGGAGAAATCATGCAGCTGAATACGCACAAAGCGATTGAAACGGAACTGCTGGAAGTCATCCAAAACGGTGAATCGATTCAACAGGCGGAATTAAGAATTAAGGATTTACCTCAGTTTGACCGCAAACGGGCAAGAGCAACCGCGAGGACAGAAATACTTGCCGCATCGAGCCAAGCCAACTGGGAATCGTTCATGCAGTCTCCGGCTGTCGAGGGCAAGAAGTGGAAACATAGCGGGTCCAAGAAGAGCAAACCGCGTCCGACACATGTCGCGATGGACGGAACGGTTGTCGGAGTTGATGAGTTGTTTCTAGTTGACGGCGAGTTCGGGATGTACCCGCGGGATACTACGTTTTCGGCGAAGAACAGAGTCAATTGCGGCTGTGTGATCGGACCCGTTGTTGATCAAGATATCATCGGCCTGTCGAAAGAGGAAAAAGAAGAGATTCGGCGGCAAGTGCTCGAGGAATTGAATAGTTAGGAGGAATGACTTTGAGCAGGGAAGAGACAGCAAGCGAGCTCATTGAACGCTTTGGTTTTACAAATGACATGGTGGATTCTTTCTTTGCTCCATTTG containing:
- a CDS encoding PBSX family phage terminase large subunit; this translates as MVAVQKEVNPHFDDFLFDWLHKFYVLVGGYGSSKSYHAALKIILKLIEEKRTALVIREVYDTHRDSTFSLFEEIIEEMGLAHKIRCVSSPMQIRFPNGSKIIFKGMDKPAKLKSINNVSLIWVEECSEVKYAGFKELLGRLRHPRLKLHMILSTNPVGEDNWTYLHFFQDKMNDRYVLDDEELYQKRTVAVGDTYYHHSTADDNLFLPQEYIDQLEEMKEYDPDLHRIARKGRFGVNGKRVLPQFRKASHEAVMEAINGIKRPLHRTGMDFGFVESYNAVIRMAVDTEKQYLYIYWEYYKNGQTDDETVEDLKELKEERIIADSAEPKTIKYFRKQGYDMFGAHKFPGSRLQNTKKVKRFKKIICSDACPNTIRELENLVYKLDKNGKIIPDEFSIDPHTLSAIWYGLDGYEVEDLKEQAQKAARPSPARPAGRRRG
- a CDS encoding DNA cytosine methyltransferase, which translates into the protein MQLDLFREIIVDNFAGGGGASSGIELATGLSVDIAINHDPAAIAMHKANHPDTEHYLESVWEVDPIEVVKGRKVGLAWFSPDCTHFSKAKGGTPKKKEVRGLAWVAVRWAATVRPRVIMLENVEEFKTWGPLDENGQPDPDKKGKTFFSFINALKHLGYEVDFKELRACDYGAPTTRKRFFMIARCDGKPITWPDATHGEPDELKVQLGLKKPYRTAGEIIDWSIPTPSIYTRKRPLAKNTMIRIIRGIEKFIIGTDSPYIVNAKACFVQHYYTHQGSEVRASGLDEPLATIPTANRFGLVTAFLTKYYGSGIGQSLDEPLHTIPTKDRFGLVTVRGEDYRITDIGMRMLQPRELFNAQGFPQDYIIDRDDEGNSYPKSAQVARCGNSVAPPFAEHIVRANLPELCSEESKYRRLVAI
- a CDS encoding DUF6877 family protein, giving the protein MDNPILEIYAIGDKLPEEVLLDIDNRIADWLMSGGKQDDSYVWQQLRYAERFVKE
- a CDS encoding phage minor head protein, whose translation is MSKVDKLLENINAFIQKAEEDAEDITAILPDDIPELEKIPSLVEEFEKITAKLLRRQRKLFLDGMKGFIAKDDEMTLEALLNYFQSDLFATDDFAAMLSEEAAAFLTLSISELATVIMESIDKDIAFEVLSKRTTDWIESWSKELGEIMQLNTHKAIETELLEVIQNGESIQQAELRIKDLPQFDRKRARATARTEILAASSQANWESFMQSPAVEGKKWKHSGSKKSKPRPTHVAMDGTVVGVDELFLVDGEFGMYPRDTTFSAKNRVNCGCVIGPVVDQDIIGLSKEEKEEIRRQVLEELNS
- a CDS encoding phage portal protein, giving the protein MSERTVRARVMKAAVSPTTNQIYKDDFQGMYSGDIIEPPYNLTELKLIGEYSSILQQCIDAYKTNIAGFGIESSYKIDIKSDETEESVREQAERENTRLDEFIRYLNLDESPEVIIGYVIDDREKTGNGYIEIIRDGMGQPAGIEYVDAQHMRVCKKTVPEEVEYTILENGVEKKIKRRKRFRRYVQMIDQEKVFFKEYGDPRIMDLRNGKFDESTPEHLQASEIYHFKIGSGTYGKPRWLGNLISLYGARKAEELNLMYFQNGRHIPAAITVSNGKLDDESYNQLQQYMNDLQGTDNAHKFLLLEVQGIAEEKIINGEEKITPAKVEIKSLAEVLQQDALFLEYDENTRRKIRSSFRLPPLYTGEAQEFSRATADTARKVTEEQVFQPERKTLARILNTLFLEPLEFKYVKLKVKGADFHDPMEIAKVLDPFIAAGSVAPNDLRTLLGKVLGKKVDLFPDEYNVPLQVLVKDQPSGLDGLFNIAKSADQQESLIDLLKDLRDVLESMQS
- a CDS encoding sigma factor-like helix-turn-helix DNA-binding protein, with amino-acid sequence MLNWADQLIEEYTSGRQELKRRANQLDRNNPIDRQDLKQFNSMIESMTFSIDWMKTGRQPRTFRGVDEKSVYQRRSYENIDLIPDIAEQLESDDINKKHLYMTREEKIILADILASFSLRERQCYLLHVAQKRSMADIATELGVSKSMVQQSIRRAKKKIDDRREKDSLIYA
- a CDS encoding DUF3954 domain-containing protein — protein: MEIKITSINLGENGTYIVKDGKILRIPSPPAGYGKQVINWQGGKPCNGTIEESVKF